TGGCGGCGTAGAACGACGCGTGATCGGAAGGGCCCATCCCGCTCTGCTTGCCGGCGATTTTGAGGTCGCTCGACTCAAAGTACGGCGCGAGCCAATCGGCGAAACCTTCCGCGGAGCCTACGCCGCCGGCTTCGAGCGGCTTGTCGGAAAGCCGCCCGATCATGTCGAGATTGAGCATCAAATCGTGATTCTCGATCGGAACGATGGGGTGCTGCGTGTAGTAGCGCGAGCCGTTCAGGCCGGATTCCTCGCCCGAGAAGCCGAGAAAAAGAATGCTCCGGCGCGGCATGTCCGGCGGCAACTCGGCGTACTTCTCGCTCAAACGCTTCGCGAGCAGGAGCATTCCCGAAGTGCCGCTGGCATTATCGTCGGCGCCGGGGTGGAGCTTGCCGCGGTCGCTCGGGAAGCGCACGCCGACTTGTCCAAAGCCGAGGTGGTCGTAGTGCCCACCGACGACGATGTAATGATCCGCGAGGTCTCCGACACCTGGCAATATCGCGCCGACGTTGTCCGTTGTGGGACGGACCTTGTTGATTGCCGCGTCGATGGTCACGGTCGAGCCGGGAAGATCGACGATGACTCCCTTTTCGTCTGCGAGCTTGCGCAGATCGAGCAGCGAGCGTCCTTCGGGGTCGCCGGCGCGAACCATCGCGTCGACTGTGTCGATCGTCGCCATGATCACGGGGGCCTCGTAGGGCTCGCGCGCCGTGATGCTGTTCACATCCTCGAGGTTGTCGACGCGCTCGTCCTTCGCTCCGGGGGCGTTGACGAGAATCACGGCCTTGGCGCCGCGCCGAATGGTCGCACCGATTTTGGGTTCGAGGCCGGCCGAAAACGACCACCCTTCCTTGGCCCACTTCGAAGTACCGTCTTCATTCATCGGTTCGAAGCGCAGCACGATCGCGATCTTGCCATCGACTTCGGGGCCCGAATCCGGGAAGCTGGTATAGCCATCGTCTCCCATCGTGATTCCGTAGCCGGCGAAGACGAGCGGCGCGCTCGCGGTGCCGTTTCCGGAAAGGCCGAGCACATTGAAGTCGTTGCCGGGAACAAGGCTTGTCGTTTTCCCTTTCGCCTCGAACGAAAAAACCTGCTTTTCGATCTCGTTGTGCGAAGGGCCGGGGAACGGCTGACGGAACGACGGCTTCGCCGGATCGGAAGCATCGGTAAAGGCGGGCTTGAGACCGAGATGTTCGAACTGCCACTGGATGTAGTCTGCGGCGAGCTTGCCTCCGCGCGATCCGGGATAGCGACCTTCAAAGAACGGATTCGCGAGCGTGGTGATGTGATCGCGGAGAATGTCCTCATCCGCGGTCAGAATCTCTTCGGATCCTGGAGGAGTGACCTCTCGCGCACCGGCCGAAGCGGGCGTCGATGGAATATCGGCCGCGAACGACGCGACCGCGAAGGCGGCGGTCAGGAACAAAGAGCCCCGAAAGGGATTCATCGGTGAAATCTCCACGAGCGAGCGTACCGGCGTGCAGGAACCCGGACATGCGCAACCTAGTATTGGAGCGGGGATCGAAGGCGGTCGCATAAATCGCGTCTTTGCCGCCGTTGATACCCATATTTTGGCGGTTTCGGAGCCCTTCATGACCACGTTTGCCAAGTCACCGATCGCCTCAACCGGGGCTCCCAAGGCGGGCGCCGCGCTGAATGCGTCCGACACGTTCGTGCATCGCCACATCGGTCCGAGCGAAGCGGACATCAGCGAGATGCTCGAGTCGATCGGGTACAAGTCGCTCGAACAGTTGATCAGCGCGACCGTTCCCGCGGACATCCGTTTCAACACGCCACTGACCTTGACGGGCGATGCGGACCATCCGCTGGGCGAAGCGGAGATGCTCGCGGCTTTTCGCCAGCTTGCGGGTGAGAACCAGGTGTTCCGCTCCTGCATCGGCATGGGCTACTACGACTGCATCACGCCCGGCGTCATCCTGCGGAACATTCTCGAGAACCCGGGCTGGTACACGCAGTACACGCCGTACCAGGCGGAGATCGCGCAGGGGCGGCTCGAGGCCCTGCTGAACTTCCAGACAATGGTGAGCGATCTGACCGGGCTGCCTCTCGCCGGGGCATCGCTCCTGGACGAAGCGACGGCCGCGGCAGAGGCGATGGCGATGGCGTATGCGATCGCGGGCGGGCATGACGGATCGAAGCGGACATTTGTTGTGGCGCAGGATGTACATCCGCAGACGCGCGCCGTGATCGAAACTCGGGCGGATGGGCTTGGGATCAAGGTTCGGATCGTCGATCCGAAGCAGGTTTCTTTCGGCGCGGACGATTTCGGCATCATCGTGCAGTACCCCACCACCGACGGTCGAGTCGAGTGCTATGAAAAACTGTGCGCCGACGCCCGCGGGAAGGGCGTCACGACGATCGCGGCGACGGATCTGCTCGCGCTGACGCTGCTGAAACCGCCGGGCGAATGGGGGGCGGAGATCGCGATCGGCAGCGCGCAGCGTTTCGGCGTGCCGATGGGCTTTGGTGGTCCGCACGCGGCCTTTATCGCGACGAAAGAAGAGCACATCCGCAAGATGCCGGGACGCATCATCGGCGTTTCGCGCGATTCGCAAGGCCAGCCCGCGCTGCGCATGGCGATCCAGACGCGCGAGCAGCACATCAAGCGCGAGAAGGCGACGAGCAACATCTGTACGGCGCAGGCGCTGCTCGCGATCATGGCCGGCATGTACGCGGTCTATCACGGGCCGGAGGGGCTGCGCCGCATCGGGCTGCGGGTGCACGCGTACACGCAGGCGCTGCGTGCGGGCCTGCGAAAGCTCGGGCACGCGATCAACGACGGCGATCTGGTTTTCGACACGCTCCGCGTCCAACCGTTGGGGAAGACATCGTCCGACGTTCTCGCGCTGGCGGAGATCAACACGATCAACTTTCGCGATTTCGGCGATGGCACGCTGGGCATCAGCCTCGACGAGACGACCGATCGCAAGCTGGTCAGGGATATTCTCGCCTGCTTCGGCGGCGGAAATGAAGATGTCGATGCGCTTCTCGCGACAGCAAAGCTCGAACTGCCCGCGGCGTTCGCTCGACAGAGCGGCTACCTGACCCACCCGGTCTTCAACAGCCACGATTCGGAGCACGAGATGCTCCGGTACATCTTCAAGCTACAGGGACGCGACCTGAGCCTCGCGCACTCCATGATCTCGCTCGGTTCGTGTACGATGAAACTGAACGCCACAAGCGAGATGATCCCGGTCACGTGGCCCGAGTTCGGCGAGATCCATCCGTTCGCGCCCGCCGAGCAGACCAGGGGCTACCAGAAGATGTTCCGCGAGCTCGAGACGTGGCTCG
The DNA window shown above is from Phycisphaeraceae bacterium and carries:
- the gcvP gene encoding aminomethyl-transferring glycine dehydrogenase codes for the protein MTTFAKSPIASTGAPKAGAALNASDTFVHRHIGPSEADISEMLESIGYKSLEQLISATVPADIRFNTPLTLTGDADHPLGEAEMLAAFRQLAGENQVFRSCIGMGYYDCITPGVILRNILENPGWYTQYTPYQAEIAQGRLEALLNFQTMVSDLTGLPLAGASLLDEATAAAEAMAMAYAIAGGHDGSKRTFVVAQDVHPQTRAVIETRADGLGIKVRIVDPKQVSFGADDFGIIVQYPTTDGRVECYEKLCADARGKGVTTIAATDLLALTLLKPPGEWGAEIAIGSAQRFGVPMGFGGPHAAFIATKEEHIRKMPGRIIGVSRDSQGQPALRMAIQTREQHIKREKATSNICTAQALLAIMAGMYAVYHGPEGLRRIGLRVHAYTQALRAGLRKLGHAINDGDLVFDTLRVQPLGKTSSDVLALAEINTINFRDFGDGTLGISLDETTDRKLVRDILACFGGGNEDVDALLATAKLELPAAFARQSGYLTHPVFNSHDSEHEMLRYIFKLQGRDLSLAHSMISLGSCTMKLNATSEMIPVTWPEFGEIHPFAPAEQTRGYQKMFRELETWLAEITGFAAVSLQPNAGAAGEYAGLMVIRQYLRSIGQGHRNVCLIPDSAHGTNPASAIVAGFEVVAVANKDNGDIDHDDLAAKIAEHKDRLGALMVTYPSTYGKFETGIREVIAMVHDAGGQVYMDGANMNAQVGLTSPGFIGADVCHLNLHKTFCIPHGGGGPGMGPIGVAKHLAPFLPSHPVVKPDVATEKSVGAVAAAPYGSASILPISYVYIALMGGAGLTRATQVAILNANYMAHRLEGSYTVLFKGPGGRCAHEFILDCRPFEKSAGIKVEDIAKRLQDYGFHGPTMSWPVPGTLMIEPTESEPKAELDRFCDAMIGIRAEIRAIEEGKSDRADNPLKNAPHTMGMISATEWKHPYSREAAAFPLPYVRDNKFWPFVGRVDNPYGDRNLVCTCPPMSAYGN
- a CDS encoding M28 family peptidase — its product is MNPFRGSLFLTAAFAVASFAADIPSTPASAGAREVTPPGSEEILTADEDILRDHITTLANPFFEGRYPGSRGGKLAADYIQWQFEHLGLKPAFTDASDPAKPSFRQPFPGPSHNEIEKQVFSFEAKGKTTSLVPGNDFNVLGLSGNGTASAPLVFAGYGITMGDDGYTSFPDSGPEVDGKIAIVLRFEPMNEDGTSKWAKEGWSFSAGLEPKIGATIRRGAKAVILVNAPGAKDERVDNLEDVNSITAREPYEAPVIMATIDTVDAMVRAGDPEGRSLLDLRKLADEKGVIVDLPGSTVTIDAAINKVRPTTDNVGAILPGVGDLADHYIVVGGHYDHLGFGQVGVRFPSDRGKLHPGADDNASGTSGMLLLAKRLSEKYAELPPDMPRRSILFLGFSGEESGLNGSRYYTQHPIVPIENHDLMLNLDMIGRLSDKPLEAGGVGSAEGFADWLAPYFESSDLKIAGKQSGMGPSDHASFYAAKVPVLFLFSGMHPQYHRPTDVAALINWEGAAKIADLGYRVALDAALRPEPWKFTSPSNVVTTEGDQPPPPTRGRIRFGISPGDYSGEEKGVLVGEVLPETPASKAGVKANDLIIKWNDNRISSVEEWMPYFNAAKPGDVVKVTLIRDGKEMNIDVTLEARSGPR